A region from the Vicinamibacterales bacterium genome encodes:
- a CDS encoding Hsp20/alpha crystallin family protein, producing the protein MAFARWDPFRDLLTIQHRLERLSTGPQGWTPAVDLCETANAFILTAELPGVTRDQVRIDIRDGRLTLQGRREARVSCEQYHQVERGHGEFCRSFVLPQAVDTTSIAAEMRDGVLTITVPKAAEAGPRHVEVS; encoded by the coding sequence GTGGCGTTTGCTCGCTGGGACCCATTCCGCGATCTCCTGACCATCCAGCATCGGCTCGAGCGCCTGTCGACCGGGCCGCAGGGCTGGACGCCCGCGGTCGATCTCTGCGAAACCGCGAACGCGTTCATCCTGACCGCCGAACTTCCCGGCGTCACCCGTGATCAGGTCCGCATCGACATCCGCGATGGCCGGCTGACCCTGCAGGGGCGGCGCGAGGCCCGGGTGTCGTGCGAGCAGTACCACCAGGTGGAGCGCGGCCACGGCGAGTTCTGCCGCAGCTTCGTCCTCCCCCAGGCCGTGGACACCACCAGCATCGCCGCCGAGATGCGTGACGGGGTCCTGACCATCACCGTGCCGAAAGCCGCCGAAGCCGGTCCGCGCCACGTCGAGGTGTCGTGA
- a CDS encoding thymidine kinase → MDVVRTPSTGWIEVIVGSMFSGKSEELIRRLRRAQIARQRVQIFKPAVDTRFSEDHIVSHSELRIPSESARTAAELLSKVKHDTEVVGIDEGQFFDAGLPGVAADLAARGVRVVVAGLDQDYLGKPFEPMPQLLAIAEYITKTRAICMVCGNPANHTQRLVHSQDRVLLGATGTYEARCRHCFDPTLSREDEAKAKAVEADATKAEAR, encoded by the coding sequence ATGGACGTCGTCCGCACCCCCTCCACCGGCTGGATCGAGGTCATTGTCGGCAGCATGTTCAGCGGCAAGAGCGAAGAGCTCATCCGCCGGCTGCGCCGGGCCCAGATTGCCCGCCAACGCGTGCAGATCTTCAAGCCTGCCGTTGACACCCGCTTCTCCGAAGACCACATCGTCTCGCACAGCGAGCTGCGCATCCCGTCGGAGAGCGCCCGCACGGCGGCGGAGCTGCTGTCGAAGGTCAAGCACGACACCGAAGTGGTGGGCATCGACGAAGGGCAGTTCTTCGACGCCGGACTCCCGGGCGTCGCCGCGGACCTCGCCGCGCGCGGCGTGCGCGTGGTGGTCGCCGGATTGGACCAGGACTACCTCGGCAAGCCCTTCGAGCCCATGCCGCAGTTGCTGGCTATCGCCGAGTACATCACCAAGACCCGCGCCATCTGCATGGTGTGCGGCAACCCGGCCAACCACACGCAGCGCCTGGTGCACAGCCAGGACCGCGTGCTGCTCGGCGCGACCGGCACCTACGAGGCGCGCTGCCGGCACTGTTTCGATCCCACCCTCTCGCGCGAAGACGAAGCCAAGGCCAAGGCCGTCGAGGCCGACGCCACCAAGGCCGAGGCGCGATGA
- the efp gene encoding elongation factor P, whose amino-acid sequence MADNLLATQLRKGMIVKIEKELYRIFDRQHVTPGNLRGFVRVKMRNIRTGTMAEEKLRSEDIVERVSLEQKDMQYLYNDGDGYHFMDTVSYEQVQLSAELMGDSVGFLKPEMNIQVEFYGENPIGIELPQSVDLKVIETMPAIKGATATNQTKPATLETGVVIQVPPFIGEGDIIRVNTETGEYQTRA is encoded by the coding sequence ATGGCAGACAACCTCCTCGCAACCCAGCTCCGCAAGGGCATGATCGTCAAGATCGAGAAAGAGCTCTACCGGATTTTCGACCGCCAGCACGTGACCCCCGGCAACCTCCGCGGTTTCGTGCGCGTGAAAATGCGCAACATCCGCACCGGCACCATGGCGGAAGAGAAGCTCCGCTCGGAAGACATCGTCGAGCGCGTGTCGCTGGAACAGAAGGACATGCAGTATCTCTACAACGACGGCGATGGCTATCACTTCATGGACACCGTGTCGTACGAGCAGGTGCAGCTGTCGGCGGAACTGATGGGGGATTCGGTCGGCTTCCTGAAGCCCGAGATGAACATCCAGGTGGAGTTCTACGGCGAGAACCCGATTGGCATCGAGCTGCCGCAGTCGGTGGACCTGAAGGTGATCGAGACCATGCCCGCCATCAAGGGCGCGACGGCCACCAACCAGACCAAGCCGGCCACGCTCGAGACCGGCGTCGTCATCCAGGTGCCGCCGTTCATCGGTGAGGGCGACATCATTCGCGTGAACACCGAAACCGGCGAGTACCAGACCAGGGCGTAG
- a CDS encoding CDP-alcohol phosphatidyltransferase family protein, with protein MTFTGAIGAVCMFPLRAIINLSVALGIHPNVLTLIGVLINVVAAWALAVDRFALAGVIMIVANIFDFIDGKVAHLTGKQSEFGAFWDSTLDRFSDLALFTGLIWLYAELGRNGYVLIATLALIFSIMTSYARARAESLIQKCKVGFMERPERIVLFMIGAFTDRMAGVLWVILVLSIITVSNRIHYTYLALNKKPMPAGLFARFFFWRDERATLPYDIWVIAILAFVWLVPPDWISDPTAAGMGLLGYLR; from the coding sequence ATGACCTTCACTGGCGCGATTGGCGCCGTCTGCATGTTCCCGCTGCGGGCCATCATCAACCTCTCGGTGGCCCTCGGCATTCATCCCAACGTCCTGACCCTGATCGGCGTGCTGATCAACGTGGTGGCCGCCTGGGCGCTGGCCGTCGATCGGTTCGCGCTGGCCGGCGTGATCATGATCGTCGCCAACATCTTCGACTTCATCGACGGCAAGGTGGCGCACCTCACCGGCAAGCAGTCGGAGTTCGGCGCCTTCTGGGACTCGACGCTGGATCGCTTTTCCGACCTGGCGCTGTTCACCGGGCTGATCTGGCTGTATGCCGAGTTGGGCCGCAACGGCTATGTGCTGATCGCGACCCTGGCCCTGATCTTCTCGATCATGACCAGCTACGCCAGGGCCCGCGCCGAGTCACTGATCCAGAAATGCAAGGTCGGGTTCATGGAGCGCCCCGAGCGGATCGTGCTGTTCATGATCGGCGCCTTCACCGACCGCATGGCGGGCGTGCTCTGGGTGATCCTGGTGCTGTCGATCATCACGGTGAGCAACCGGATTCACTACACCTACCTGGCGCTGAATAAGAAGCCGATGCCCGCGGGGCTGTTCGCGCGCTTCTTCTTCTGGCGCGACGAGCGCGCCACGCTGCCCTACGACATCTGGGTGATCGCAATCCTGGCGTTCGTGTGGCTGGTGCCGCCCGACTGGATCAGCGACCCGACGGCGGCCGGCATGGGACTGCTCGGCTACCTGAGGTAG
- the uvrC gene encoding excinuclease ABC subunit UvrC, whose translation MPIQDLKDQIARLPEQPGVYLYYNAQGETIYVGKARALRDRTRSYLGAYGSSPKTNALLDEVAGLEVIVTDSVVEALALENNLIKQRSPKFNILLRDDKNYPYLQLTTAEAFPRVLVARSVERDGNVYAGPFLPAKFARRTMSLTHKIFGIRSCNEVITGQRHRPCLEYDIKRCLAPCVAAICSPAQYTVAVADTRLFLEGRNDELADQLRARMMAAASDERFEEAAHLRDAMRTVETMRERQQKMASAELGDRDVFGVKLGAKGAVVQVFLVRGGRVIERVEFVTDAVEGGESDSEVVEAAIQQFYWDQAPPPDIHIPVLVAEQDLLEAWLTQKADRKVRIVVPQRGDKKGLLELAMRNAALAYRTRFDANATANFDALEVLQSALRLPKLPRRIDCFDISTIQGSETVASMVVCDDGRMKPSEYRKFKIAGGETPGTFLDDFAAMEQVVRRRYARVLENGGPFPDLIVIDGGKGQLNAAYAALETVGLSNLVAVGLAKKEELIFTRDSMAPLALDPHGAALRLLQRIRDEAHRFAITFHRLSRTKRDLRSELDGIPGIGLRRRKTLLTTFGSLSGVRRATREELASVVGAKTADAVIGYFATNP comes from the coding sequence ATGCCCATCCAGGATCTGAAGGATCAGATCGCCCGGCTGCCGGAACAGCCGGGCGTCTATCTCTACTACAACGCCCAGGGCGAGACCATCTACGTCGGCAAGGCGCGGGCCCTGCGCGACCGCACGCGCTCGTACCTGGGCGCCTACGGCAGCAGCCCCAAGACCAACGCCCTGCTGGACGAGGTCGCCGGCCTCGAAGTGATCGTCACCGACTCGGTGGTCGAGGCGCTGGCGCTCGAAAACAACCTGATCAAGCAGCGGTCGCCCAAGTTCAACATCCTGCTGCGCGACGACAAGAACTACCCGTACCTCCAGTTGACCACCGCCGAGGCCTTCCCGCGCGTACTGGTGGCCCGCTCTGTCGAGCGTGACGGCAATGTCTATGCGGGCCCGTTCCTGCCGGCCAAATTCGCGCGCCGGACGATGTCCCTCACGCACAAGATCTTCGGCATCCGATCGTGCAACGAGGTGATCACCGGGCAGCGGCACCGGCCCTGCCTCGAGTACGACATCAAGCGCTGCCTGGCGCCGTGCGTCGCCGCGATCTGCTCGCCCGCGCAGTACACCGTGGCGGTGGCGGATACCAGGCTGTTCCTCGAGGGCCGCAACGACGAACTCGCGGATCAACTGCGGGCGCGAATGATGGCAGCGGCCTCGGACGAGCGCTTCGAAGAGGCGGCCCACCTGCGCGACGCCATGCGCACCGTGGAAACCATGCGGGAACGCCAGCAGAAGATGGCGTCGGCCGAGCTCGGCGATCGCGACGTGTTTGGCGTGAAGCTGGGCGCCAAGGGCGCGGTGGTGCAGGTGTTCCTGGTCCGCGGCGGCCGCGTCATCGAGCGCGTCGAGTTCGTGACCGACGCCGTGGAAGGCGGCGAGTCGGACAGCGAGGTGGTCGAAGCCGCGATTCAGCAGTTCTACTGGGACCAGGCGCCGCCGCCGGATATCCACATCCCGGTGCTGGTGGCCGAGCAGGACCTGCTGGAAGCCTGGCTCACCCAAAAGGCGGATCGCAAGGTCCGCATCGTCGTGCCCCAGCGCGGCGACAAGAAGGGCCTGCTGGAACTGGCGATGCGCAATGCCGCGCTCGCCTACCGCACGCGCTTCGATGCCAACGCCACCGCCAACTTCGACGCGCTGGAAGTGTTGCAGTCGGCGTTACGGCTGCCGAAACTCCCTCGTCGGATTGACTGCTTCGACATCTCCACGATCCAGGGCAGCGAGACCGTGGCGTCGATGGTGGTGTGTGACGACGGGCGGATGAAGCCGTCGGAGTACAGAAAATTCAAGATCGCGGGCGGGGAGACTCCCGGCACGTTCCTTGATGACTTTGCCGCCATGGAACAGGTCGTGCGCCGGCGCTATGCGCGCGTGCTGGAGAACGGCGGGCCGTTCCCGGACCTGATCGTGATCGACGGTGGCAAGGGCCAGTTGAACGCGGCCTACGCGGCGCTCGAGACCGTGGGACTGTCGAACCTGGTGGCGGTCGGCCTGGCCAAGAAGGAAGAGCTGATCTTCACGCGCGACAGCATGGCGCCGCTCGCCCTGGATCCGCATGGCGCCGCGCTGCGGCTGTTGCAGCGCATCCGAGACGAGGCGCACCGGTTCGCGATCACCTTCCACCGGCTGTCGCGGACGAAGCGGGACCTGCGCTCCGAACTGGACGGCATCCCCGGCATCGGGCTGCGCCGCCGCAAGACGCTGCTGACGACCTTCGGCAGCCTGTCGGGGGTGCGCCGGGCGACGCGCGAGGAGCTCGCCAGCGTGGTGGGCGCCAAGACAGCGGATGCGGTGATCGGTTACTTTGCGACGAACCCATGA
- a CDS encoding aminotransferase class V-fold PLP-dependent enzyme: protein MSEHGIELPAVEREQLGRAALAWALDYFGTTAEPPVYPPVRPQELSALVREAMPEEPQALDAVMDQFAALAALGRKNGHPRMFGYVQSSASFAGVAADFLASALNQNVTSWRSAPSATTVEHQVIDWLKTMAGFDPAGTGVLLSGGSFANFAGLAVALRASTDRDLNQHGVAALPGPPRIYTSAMTHMSTPKAAAMLGVGRGAVVQIPVDADFRMDVTVLAERIAADRAAGCHVVCVVATAGDVNTGAIDPLDAIADVCRNAGVWLHVDGSYGGFAAGSPHVGGALAGLGRADSLSLDPHKWLFAPLDVGCLLVRDPKRLRQAFTQGAAYIDVIAGADMPEYAFWDYSPELSRRFRALKIWFILKCHGARALRAAIDGNIAVAQQLAGLIDASDDFERLAPVPLSIVCFRYVPASLRLARRSPWAKAAGPGDHTEALNAFNRALMVAVQRDGDSYLSNAMIGPHFALRACIVNFRTTAADAGHLLATIRRVAARTSAPVW from the coding sequence ATGAGCGAACACGGAATCGAGCTGCCGGCGGTCGAGCGTGAGCAACTGGGGCGCGCGGCGCTGGCCTGGGCCCTCGACTACTTCGGCACCACCGCGGAGCCCCCCGTCTATCCGCCGGTGCGTCCGCAGGAGCTGTCGGCGCTGGTGCGCGAGGCGATGCCTGAAGAGCCGCAGGCCCTCGACGCGGTGATGGATCAGTTCGCGGCGCTGGCGGCGCTGGGCCGCAAGAACGGCCACCCGCGGATGTTCGGTTACGTGCAGTCGTCCGCGAGCTTCGCCGGCGTGGCCGCCGACTTCCTGGCGTCGGCGCTCAACCAGAACGTCACCTCCTGGCGCTCGGCGCCGTCGGCCACCACCGTGGAGCACCAGGTGATCGACTGGCTCAAGACCATGGCCGGCTTCGACCCGGCCGGCACGGGCGTGTTGCTGAGCGGTGGGTCGTTCGCCAACTTCGCGGGCCTGGCCGTGGCGCTGCGTGCCAGCACGGACCGCGACCTCAACCAGCATGGGGTGGCGGCGTTGCCGGGACCGCCGCGCATCTACACGTCGGCGATGACCCACATGTCGACGCCGAAGGCCGCCGCCATGCTGGGCGTGGGTCGCGGCGCCGTCGTGCAGATTCCGGTGGATGCCGATTTCCGGATGGACGTCACCGTGCTCGCGGAGCGCATCGCGGCCGACCGCGCCGCCGGCTGTCACGTGGTGTGCGTTGTTGCCACCGCGGGAGACGTGAACACCGGCGCCATCGATCCGCTGGACGCGATTGCGGACGTGTGCCGGAACGCGGGTGTCTGGCTCCACGTTGACGGCTCGTACGGCGGTTTCGCCGCGGGTTCTCCGCACGTGGGGGGCGCCCTGGCCGGACTGGGGCGCGCCGACTCGCTGTCGCTGGACCCGCACAAGTGGCTCTTTGCCCCGCTCGACGTGGGCTGCCTGCTGGTGCGTGACCCGAAGCGCCTGCGCCAGGCCTTCACGCAAGGCGCCGCCTACATCGACGTGATTGCCGGCGCCGACATGCCCGAGTACGCGTTTTGGGACTACAGCCCCGAGCTGTCACGCCGCTTCCGGGCGCTGAAGATCTGGTTCATCCTGAAGTGCCACGGCGCGCGGGCCCTGCGCGCGGCGATCGACGGCAACATCGCGGTGGCGCAACAACTGGCCGGCCTGATCGACGCCAGCGACGACTTCGAACGCCTTGCCCCGGTCCCGCTGAGCATCGTGTGCTTCCGCTACGTGCCGGCGTCGTTGCGCTTGGCCCGCCGAAGCCCTTGGGCGAAGGCGGCCGGTCCGGGCGACCACACCGAGGCGCTGAACGCGTTCAATCGGGCGTTGATGGTGGCGGTCCAGCGCGACGGCGATTCGTACCTGTCGAACGCCATGATCGGGCCGCACTTCGCCCTGCGCGCCTGCATTGTCAACTTCCGCACGACGGCGGCCGACGCCGGGCATCTGCTGGCCACCATCCGTCGCGTCGCCGCCCGGACGAGCGCGCCCGTGTGGTAA
- a CDS encoding Ku protein, whose amino-acid sequence MAARPTWKGYIKVSLVTIPVRVYPATESSATISFNQLHAECQTKIQQKKWCPKCEREITAAEVVKGYEFEKGRWVVMDEEDIAKVKTESTKVINLMQFTDEDQMAPMYVDKAYYLAPEGPMAAGAYAVMREGMQGKAGIGKVAIHGREYLVAVKPHKQGMVMYTLHHAAEIRTIDAIDELREVRGEVNPAEMKLARQVIESIEGDLNLSDYKDEYQEGLRAIIDAKIAGEEFVAPEEQAPPKVVDLMEALRKSLDQVSSGKKKTAKADSEVASKKVTSLKSVARNGAKKRKAS is encoded by the coding sequence ATGGCCGCACGTCCAACCTGGAAGGGTTACATCAAGGTCAGCCTCGTCACCATTCCGGTGCGGGTCTATCCCGCCACCGAGTCGAGCGCGACGATCTCGTTCAACCAGCTCCACGCCGAGTGCCAGACCAAGATCCAGCAGAAGAAGTGGTGCCCGAAGTGCGAGCGTGAGATCACGGCCGCCGAAGTGGTGAAGGGCTACGAGTTCGAGAAGGGCCGCTGGGTGGTGATGGACGAGGAAGACATCGCCAAGGTCAAGACCGAGTCGACCAAGGTCATCAACCTGATGCAGTTCACGGACGAAGACCAGATGGCCCCGATGTACGTGGACAAGGCCTACTACCTGGCGCCCGAAGGGCCGATGGCCGCCGGCGCCTACGCGGTGATGCGCGAGGGCATGCAGGGCAAGGCCGGCATCGGCAAGGTCGCCATTCACGGCCGCGAATACCTGGTGGCGGTGAAGCCGCACAAGCAGGGCATGGTCATGTACACCCTGCACCATGCGGCGGAGATCCGGACCATCGACGCGATCGACGAGTTGCGCGAGGTGCGCGGCGAGGTCAACCCGGCCGAGATGAAGCTGGCGCGCCAGGTGATTGAGAGCATCGAGGGCGACCTGAACCTCTCGGACTACAAGGACGAATACCAGGAAGGCCTGCGCGCGATCATCGACGCGAAGATCGCCGGCGAGGAGTTCGTGGCGCCGGAAGAACAGGCGCCGCCGAAGGTCGTGGACCTGATGGAAGCACTCCGCAAGAGCCTGGATCAGGTGAGCTCGGGCAAGAAGAAGACGGCGAAAGCCGATTCAGAGGTCGCGTCGAAGAAGGTCACCAGCCTCAAGTCGGTGGCCAGGAACGGCGCGAAGAAACGCAAGGCATCGTAG
- a CDS encoding carboxypeptidase regulatory-like domain-containing protein: MRRSRVDLCCCLFLLLVALVPSAAHAQETTATIIGTVTDQSKAVLPGVVVVVRHLATGRIFERTTSGDGQYVAPLLPVGDYEVSFALPGFQSRVVQGVRLSVNDRVVIDTTLAAGGVAEVVQVTGQQMVQATTAVQSLISARQVQELPINNRNFAKLAELAPGVSSDLADEVGVGLTSVMSLSINGARRNAVNWLVDGVSNVDVGSNITLLSTPTLESIQEFKIITSSYSAEWPRSGGGIINVVTKSGTSKFSGSGYEFFRNDKLNSNSYFRKQSTAPAVRDNPPYLRYNNFGYTLGGPALKSKERLFFFWSQEFRRITRAPASLTATVPNPEWLTDPASPNYVPPAERDPNAVRLLAGYPTPNSPPLAAGAAGRYLVSSPSINNTRQEVVRVDFDLSASQRLWGRYTHDLSETRELGGLFLGTPIPGIATTDTAIPGQVAAFGLRSILGDKLNELHYHFSSNNISSTNPDGTRNRRSDYGLTIPEIFPENASGQMPVIEVAGLSLLGANQLFRIQYLNHTVTDNFSWQKGNHGFKAGGLMTFEQKNENAASRSQGGFSFVATTNGPTAFQSFLRGNANGVCTGCSYTEAERDIDMHLRFNRFEFYAQDTWRPRSNVTIDYGVRYSLYPPITDTNNLLVTFDPRAYTAAAAPPFANATGTLIDRTRGNLLDGIIQAGVNSPYGDAIYEFQKNGLQPRAGVAWDLSGEGNTIVRSSFGIYYDQPLVGTFEQNAFTMPPIVNNVTFTNPTLSNPASGQTSTTTGVRTIIGTATDFKNPRMMQWNVGVARRLWSDAAIDVSYVGSRGDNLIRPTDINLPQPAAVVALQAVTPGAVNAARPYQSYGTITYRETTARSRYHGLLTSFKYEGGERGGSATLNYTLSRNRTDATNDRDAVDIPQDPLNPDADYADARTDRRHIFNASYIYELPFFKSGSTLARAVLGGWQVAGIVNVSSGQPVSRILVSSDTFRRGVFADLVGSINAGEQYINGIPYWFNPAAFAPPAAGTFGNSGRAPFRQPGRHQWDINLSKNFYPASTVRVQVRAELINAFDQRQWLADPNVGGIDNTCTVSTTTCQVASDRFGQLIATRSPREIQLGLKVYW; encoded by the coding sequence ATGCGCCGTTCTCGGGTTGACCTGTGTTGTTGCCTGTTCCTGCTCCTGGTTGCCCTGGTCCCGTCCGCCGCTCACGCCCAGGAAACCACCGCCACCATCATCGGCACCGTCACCGACCAGAGCAAGGCCGTGCTGCCCGGCGTGGTCGTGGTGGTCAGGCACCTGGCCACCGGCCGCATCTTTGAGCGCACCACGTCGGGCGACGGCCAGTACGTGGCGCCGCTGCTGCCGGTGGGTGACTACGAGGTGTCCTTCGCGCTGCCCGGCTTTCAGTCGCGGGTCGTCCAGGGCGTAAGGTTGTCGGTCAACGACCGCGTGGTCATCGACACCACGCTGGCGGCCGGCGGCGTCGCCGAAGTCGTCCAGGTGACCGGCCAGCAAATGGTGCAGGCGACGACCGCCGTGCAAAGCCTGATCAGCGCCCGCCAGGTGCAGGAACTGCCGATCAACAACCGCAACTTCGCCAAGCTCGCGGAACTGGCGCCGGGCGTCTCCAGCGACCTGGCCGACGAGGTCGGCGTCGGGCTGACCAGCGTGATGAGCCTGTCGATCAACGGCGCCCGCCGCAATGCTGTCAACTGGCTCGTCGACGGCGTCAGTAACGTCGACGTCGGGAGCAACATCACGCTGCTGTCGACGCCGACGCTGGAGTCGATCCAGGAATTCAAGATCATCACCTCGAGCTATTCCGCCGAGTGGCCGCGGTCGGGCGGCGGCATCATCAACGTGGTGACCAAGTCGGGCACGAGCAAGTTCTCGGGCAGCGGCTACGAGTTCTTTCGCAACGACAAGTTGAACAGCAACTCCTACTTCCGCAAGCAGAGCACCGCCCCCGCGGTGCGCGACAACCCGCCGTACCTGCGCTACAACAACTTCGGCTACACCTTGGGCGGGCCGGCCCTGAAGTCGAAGGAGCGGTTGTTCTTCTTCTGGTCGCAGGAATTCCGGCGCATCACGCGGGCGCCGGCGTCGCTGACGGCGACGGTGCCGAACCCCGAGTGGCTGACCGACCCCGCCAGCCCCAACTACGTGCCACCGGCCGAGCGCGACCCCAACGCCGTGCGGCTGCTCGCCGGATACCCGACGCCCAACAGCCCGCCGCTGGCGGCGGGAGCGGCCGGCCGCTACCTGGTCAGCTCACCCAGCATCAACAACACGCGGCAAGAAGTGGTGCGCGTGGACTTCGATCTGTCAGCGTCGCAACGTCTGTGGGGGCGGTACACGCACGACCTGAGTGAAACGCGGGAGCTGGGCGGACTGTTCCTCGGCACGCCGATCCCGGGCATCGCCACCACCGACACCGCGATTCCGGGCCAGGTGGCGGCGTTCGGCCTGCGCAGCATCCTGGGCGACAAGCTGAACGAACTGCACTACCACTTCAGCAGCAACAACATCTCGTCCACCAATCCCGACGGCACCAGGAACCGCCGCTCGGACTACGGTCTCACCATTCCCGAGATCTTTCCGGAGAACGCGTCCGGGCAGATGCCGGTGATCGAGGTCGCGGGCCTCAGCCTGCTGGGTGCCAACCAGTTGTTCCGCATCCAGTACCTCAACCACACGGTGACCGACAACTTCTCGTGGCAGAAGGGTAACCATGGCTTCAAGGCCGGCGGGTTGATGACCTTCGAGCAGAAGAACGAAAACGCCGCCAGCCGCAGCCAGGGTGGCTTCTCGTTCGTGGCCACCACCAACGGCCCCACCGCGTTCCAGAGCTTCCTGCGCGGCAACGCCAACGGCGTCTGCACCGGGTGCAGCTACACCGAAGCGGAGCGCGACATCGACATGCACCTGCGCTTCAACCGGTTCGAGTTCTACGCGCAAGACACCTGGCGCCCGCGCTCGAACGTCACCATCGACTACGGGGTGAGGTACTCGCTCTATCCGCCGATCACCGACACCAACAACCTGCTCGTTACGTTCGACCCGCGCGCCTACACCGCCGCGGCGGCGCCGCCGTTTGCCAACGCCACCGGCACGCTGATCGACCGGACGCGAGGCAACCTGCTCGACGGCATCATCCAGGCCGGCGTCAACTCGCCGTACGGCGACGCCATCTACGAGTTCCAGAAGAATGGCCTGCAGCCGCGGGCGGGCGTGGCGTGGGACCTCTCGGGCGAGGGCAACACGATTGTCCGCAGTTCCTTCGGGATCTACTACGACCAGCCGCTGGTCGGCACGTTCGAGCAGAACGCCTTCACGATGCCGCCCATCGTCAACAACGTCACCTTCACCAATCCGACGTTGAGCAACCCGGCGTCCGGCCAGACCTCGACGACGACGGGCGTGCGGACGATCATCGGGACCGCCACCGATTTCAAGAACCCGCGGATGATGCAGTGGAACGTCGGCGTGGCCCGGCGCCTCTGGAGTGATGCCGCCATCGACGTCAGCTACGTGGGCAGCCGCGGAGATAACCTGATCCGGCCCACCGACATCAACCTGCCGCAGCCGGCAGCGGTGGTCGCGCTGCAGGCCGTCACCCCTGGCGCCGTCAACGCGGCCCGGCCATACCAGTCCTACGGCACCATCACCTACCGCGAGACGACGGCGCGGTCGCGGTACCACGGCCTGCTGACGTCGTTCAAGTACGAGGGCGGGGAGCGGGGCGGCAGCGCCACGCTGAACTACACCCTCAGCCGCAATCGCACCGATGCCACCAACGATCGCGACGCAGTGGACATCCCGCAGGATCCGCTCAACCCGGATGCCGACTATGCCGATGCGCGGACCGATCGCCGGCATATCTTCAATGCCAGCTACATCTACGAGTTGCCCTTCTTCAAGTCCGGCAGCACGCTCGCCAGGGCGGTGCTCGGCGGCTGGCAGGTTGCCGGCATCGTCAACGTCAGCTCGGGCCAGCCGGTGTCGCGCATCCTGGTGTCGAGCGACACCTTCCGCCGCGGCGTGTTTGCCGACCTGGTGGGCTCGATCAACGCCGGCGAGCAGTACATCAACGGCATTCCGTACTGGTTCAACCCCGCGGCCTTCGCGCCGCCGGCGGCAGGGACGTTCGGCAACTCCGGGCGCGCGCCGTTCCGCCAGCCCGGTCGTCACCAGTGGGACATCAACCTGTCGAAGAACTTCTACCCGGCCTCGACGGTCCGGGTGCAGGTGCGTGCCGAGCTCATCAACGCGTTCGATCAGCGGCAGTGGCTGGCGGACCCGAACGTCGGCGGCATCGACAACACCTGCACCGTGTCCACGACCACGTGCCAGGTCGCGTCGGACCGCTTCGGCCAGCTGATCGCCACCCGATCGCCCCGCGAGATCCAGCTTGGCCTGAAGGTCTACTGGTAG